One Pseudomonas entomophila genomic window carries:
- the coaD gene encoding pantetheine-phosphate adenylyltransferase: MNRVLYPGTFDPITKGHGDLVERASRLFDHVIIAVAASPKKNPLFPLEQRVELAREVTKHLPNVEVIGFSSLLAHFAKEQNANVFLRGLRAVSDFEYEFQLANMNRQLAPDVESLFLTPSERYSFISSTLVREIAALGGDISKFVHPTVADALTERFRK, translated from the coding sequence ATGAACCGAGTGTTGTACCCGGGTACTTTCGACCCCATTACCAAAGGCCATGGCGACCTGGTCGAGCGCGCCTCGCGGTTGTTCGACCATGTGATCATCGCCGTGGCGGCCAGCCCCAAGAAAAACCCCCTGTTCCCCCTGGAACAACGGGTCGAGCTGGCCCGCGAGGTCACCAAGCACCTGCCCAATGTCGAAGTCATCGGCTTCTCCTCGCTGCTGGCGCATTTCGCCAAGGAACAGAACGCCAACGTGTTCCTGCGCGGCCTGCGCGCGGTTTCCGACTTCGAATACGAGTTCCAGCTGGCCAACATGAACCGCCAGTTGGCACCCGACGTCGAGAGCCTGTTCCTCACCCCGTCCGAGCGCTATTCGTTCATTTCCTCGACACTGGTCCGGGAAATCGCCGCGCTGGGCGGCGATATCAGCAAGTTCGTCCACCCCACCGTGGCCGACGCGTTGACCGAGCGCTTCCGCAAGTAA
- the mutM gene encoding bifunctional DNA-formamidopyrimidine glycosylase/DNA-(apurinic or apyrimidinic site) lyase — MPELPEVETTRRGIAPHLVGQRVSRVVVRDRRLRWPIPEDLDVRLSGQRIVSVERRAKYLLINAEVGTLISHLGMSGNLRLIELGVPAAKHEHVDIELESGLMLRYTDPRRFGAMLWSLDPLNHELLIRLGPEPLTDLFDGERLFQLSRGRSMAVKPFIMDNAVVVGVGNIYATEALFAAGIDPRREAGGISRARYLKLAIEIKRVLAAAIEQGGTTLRDFIGGDGQPGYFQQELFVYGRGGQPCKVCGTELREVKLGQRASVFCPKCQR, encoded by the coding sequence ATGCCGGAATTGCCAGAGGTCGAGACGACGCGGCGCGGTATCGCCCCGCATCTGGTGGGCCAGCGGGTCAGCCGCGTGGTGGTGCGTGATCGGCGCCTGCGCTGGCCGATCCCGGAAGACCTCGATGTGCGCCTGTCGGGGCAGCGCATCGTCAGCGTCGAGCGCCGCGCCAAGTACCTGCTGATCAACGCCGAGGTCGGCACCTTGATCAGCCACCTGGGCATGTCCGGCAACCTGCGCCTGATCGAGCTGGGGGTGCCGGCGGCCAAGCACGAGCATGTGGACATCGAGCTGGAGTCGGGGTTGATGCTGCGCTACACCGACCCGCGGCGCTTCGGGGCCATGCTGTGGAGCCTTGATCCGCTGAACCACGAATTGCTGATACGCCTCGGGCCGGAGCCGTTGACCGACCTGTTCGACGGCGAGCGGCTGTTCCAGCTGTCCCGTGGCCGGTCGATGGCGGTCAAACCGTTCATCATGGACAACGCCGTGGTGGTGGGCGTGGGCAACATTTACGCCACCGAGGCATTGTTCGCGGCCGGCATCGATCCGCGACGTGAGGCGGGCGGGATCTCCCGGGCGCGCTACCTGAAGCTGGCGATCGAGATCAAGCGCGTGCTCGCGGCGGCCATCGAGCAGGGCGGGACAACGCTGCGTGACTTCATCGGTGGCGATGGTCAGCCGGGGTATTTCCAGCAGGAACTGTTCGTCTATGGGCGTGGTGGGCAGCCGTGCAAGGTGTGTGGCACCGAGTTGCGAGAGGTGAAATTAGGACAGCGGGCAAGCGTGTTCTGCCCGAAATGCCAGCGTTAA
- the ggt gene encoding gamma-glutamyltransferase has protein sequence MPFVAAVRRSLLGAALALLATTAQADGPGRAAIASPHGEATAAAQQILAQGGNAFDAAVAISAALAVVEPYGSGLGGGGFFLLRESGDAPRYAFLDARERAPAAARADMYLKDGKVQPGLSINGPLAAAIPGLPQALADLAATHGKLPLKDTLAPAIRLANQGFAVDRIYRDRATMRLSALRDDAESARLFLRSHDVPALGTLVRQPELAATLQRMAEHGRDGFYRGPMAQRLVDGVRQAGGVWTLDDLAGYHTAWREPLRYSLANQRELISSPPPSAGGVALAQSLAMLQRLPWQSAEPVQRSHYVIEVLRRAYRDRGLLGDPDYVANPINRLLARQYLTGLADGIDVHQATPSSALLPSPAWREGDHTTHFTVIDADGNAVSATLSVNLPFGAAFSVPGTGVLLNNEMDDFAADPSGSNSYGLAGSQANAVAAGKRPLSSMSPTFIESPSQFASFGTPGGSRIPSMVLLSVMGFLEGRPVAEWPATARYHHQYLPDVVEHEPGAFSPEQEAELQARGYQLKDMGRSYGNQQVLYWDKAGGTVEAASDPRGVGQSAIGY, from the coding sequence ATGCCGTTCGTCGCCGCAGTCCGACGCTCACTCCTCGGCGCCGCCCTGGCGCTGCTGGCCACCACCGCCCAGGCGGATGGCCCGGGCCGCGCGGCCATCGCCAGCCCTCACGGCGAGGCCACTGCGGCCGCCCAGCAGATTCTCGCCCAGGGCGGCAACGCCTTCGACGCCGCCGTGGCCATCAGCGCCGCGCTGGCGGTGGTCGAGCCCTATGGCTCGGGCCTGGGCGGCGGCGGTTTCTTCCTGCTGCGCGAAAGTGGCGACGCACCGCGCTACGCCTTCCTCGATGCCCGTGAGCGTGCGCCGGCCGCCGCCCGGGCGGACATGTACCTGAAAGACGGCAAGGTCCAGCCGGGGTTGTCGATCAATGGCCCGTTGGCCGCCGCCATCCCCGGCCTGCCCCAGGCGCTGGCCGACCTGGCCGCGACCCACGGCAAGCTGCCCTTGAAGGACACCCTGGCCCCGGCCATCCGCCTGGCCAACCAGGGTTTTGCCGTCGACCGCATCTACCGCGACCGGGCCACCATGCGCCTGAGTGCCCTGCGCGACGACGCCGAAAGCGCCAGGCTGTTCCTGCGCTCCCACGACGTGCCGGCGTTGGGGACGCTGGTCCGCCAGCCGGAACTGGCCGCCACCTTGCAACGCATGGCTGAACACGGCCGTGACGGCTTCTACCGGGGCCCGATGGCCCAGCGCCTGGTCGACGGCGTGCGCCAGGCTGGTGGTGTCTGGACCCTCGACGACCTCGCCGGCTACCACACCGCCTGGCGCGAGCCCCTGCGCTACTCGTTGGCCAACCAGCGCGAGCTGATCAGCAGCCCGCCGCCGTCGGCCGGTGGCGTGGCCCTGGCCCAGAGCCTGGCCATGCTCCAGCGCCTGCCCTGGCAAAGCGCCGAGCCAGTGCAACGCAGCCACTATGTGATCGAAGTGTTGCGCCGGGCCTACCGCGACCGCGGCCTGCTCGGCGACCCGGACTACGTCGCCAACCCGATCAACCGCCTGCTGGCACGCCAATACCTCACCGGGCTGGCCGACGGCATCGATGTGCATCAAGCCACGCCCAGCAGCGCCCTGCTGCCCTCGCCGGCCTGGCGCGAGGGCGACCACACCACCCACTTCACGGTGATCGACGCCGACGGCAACGCGGTGTCCGCCACACTGTCGGTCAACCTGCCGTTCGGCGCGGCGTTCAGCGTGCCGGGCACCGGCGTGCTGTTGAACAACGAGATGGACGATTTTGCCGCCGACCCCAGCGGCAGCAACAGCTACGGCCTGGCGGGCAGCCAGGCCAACGCGGTGGCGGCGGGCAAGCGGCCGCTGTCGAGCATGAGCCCGACGTTCATCGAAAGCCCCAGCCAGTTCGCCAGCTTCGGCACGCCGGGCGGCAGCCGCATACCCAGCATGGTGCTGCTGTCGGTGATGGGCTTCCTGGAGGGTCGGCCAGTGGCCGAATGGCCGGCGACGGCGCGCTATCACCATCAATACCTGCCGGACGTGGTCGAGCATGAGCCAGGGGCGTTCAGCCCGGAGCAGGAAGCCGAGCTGCAAGCGCGTGGGTATCAGCTGAAGGACATGGGGCGCAGCTACGGGAACCAGCAGGTGCTGTATTGGGACAAGGCGGGCGGGACCGTGGAGGCTGCCAGTGATCCGCGAGGCGTGGGGCAGTCAGCGATAGGCTACTGA
- a CDS encoding YfhL family 4Fe-4S dicluster ferredoxin: MSLIITDDCINCDVCEPECPNAAISQGEEIYVIDPNLCTQCVGHYDEPQCQQVCPVDCIPLDEAHPETEDELMAKYRRITGKA, encoded by the coding sequence ATGTCCCTGATCATCACCGACGATTGCATCAACTGCGACGTCTGCGAACCCGAGTGCCCGAACGCCGCCATCTCGCAAGGCGAGGAGATCTACGTGATCGACCCGAACCTGTGCACCCAGTGCGTGGGCCACTACGACGAGCCACAGTGCCAGCAAGTCTGCCCGGTCGACTGCATCCCGCTGGATGAAGCCCACCCGGAAACCGAAGACGAGCTGATGGCCAAGTACCGCCGGATCACCGGCAAGGCCTGA